In Manis pentadactyla isolate mManPen7 chromosome 3, mManPen7.hap1, whole genome shotgun sequence, a single window of DNA contains:
- the LOC118913984 gene encoding olfactory receptor 13C7-like yields the protein MEVANQSVIAGFILLGLSDQPKLEKTFFVLILLMYLVILLGNGVLILVTILDSHLHTPMYFFLGNLSFLDICYTTSSIPLVLDGFLTPRKTISFSGCAVQMFLSFAMGATECVLLGMMAFDRYVAICNPLRYPVVMSKAAYMPMAACSWVAGGANSLVQISLAVQLPFCGDNVINHFTCEILAVLKLACADISTNVISMGVANVIFLGVPVLFILISYIFILTTILRIPSAEGRKKAFSTCSAHLTVVVIFYGTILFMYGKPKSKDPRGADKQDLSDKLISLFYGVLIPMLNPIIYSLRNKDVRVSVKNLVSQKCFTH from the coding sequence ATGGAAGTGGCCAACCAATCTGTCATTGCAGGATTTATCTTGCTGGGGCTGTCAGATCAGCCAAAGCTGGAGAAAACATTCTTTGTGCTCATCCTGCTGATGTACCTGGTGATCCTGCTGGGCAACGGGGTCCTCATCCTGGTGACCATCCTAGACTCGCACCTGCACacgcccatgtacttcttcctggggAACCTCTCCTTCCTGGACATCTGCTACACAACATCTTCTATCCCTCTAGTCCTGGACGGCTTCCTCACTCCCAGGAAAACCATCTCTTTCTCAGGCTGTGCCGTGCAGATGTTTCTCTCCTTTGCCATGGGAGCCACAGAGTGTGTGCTTCTGGGCATGATGGCGTTTgatcgctatgtggccatctgcaaccccCTGAGGTACCCTGTGGTCATGAGCAAGGCTGCCTACATGCCCATGGCTGCCTGCTCCTGGGTGGCTGGTGGGGCCAACTCCCTGGTGCAGATCTCTCTTGCAGTACAACTACCCTTCTGTGGGGACAATGTCATCAACCACTTCACCTGTGAGATCCTGGCTGTCCTCAAGTTGGCCTGTGCTGACATCTCCACCAATGTGATCAGCATGGGGGTGGCCAATGTGATCTTCCTGGGGGTCCCAGTTCTGTTCATCCTCATCTCCTATATCTTCATCCTCACCACCATCCTGAGGATCCCATCAGCTGAGGGGAGGAaaaaggccttctccacctgctcagCCCACCTCACTGTGGTGGTCATCTTCTATGGGACCATCCTCTTCATGTATGGGAAGCCCAAATCCAAGGACCCCCGGGGGGCAGACAAGCAGGACCTTTCCGACAAGCTCATCTCCCTCTTCTATGGTGTGCTgatccccatgctgaaccccatcatctacagcctgaggaacaaggATGTGAGGGTTTCTGTGAAGAACCTGGTGAGTCAGAAATGCTTCACCCACTGA
- the LOC118913985 gene encoding olfactory receptor 13C7, whose amino-acid sequence MGTHNQSAVTEFVLLGLSAHPKLEKTFFVLILLMYLVILLGNGVLILVTILDSHLHTPMYFFLGNLSFLDICYTTSSIPLVLDGFLTPRKTISFSGCAVQMFLSFAMGATECVLLGMMAFDRYVAICNPLRYPVVMSKAAYMPMAACSWVAGGANSLVQISLAVQLPFCGDNVINHFTCEILAVLKLACADISTNVISMGVANVIFLGVPVLFILISYIFILTTILRIPSAEGRKKAFSTCSAHLTVVVIFYGTILFMYGKPKSKDPRGADKQDLSDKLISLFYGVVTPMLNPIIYSLRNKDVKAAGRNLVAQKCLSQC is encoded by the coding sequence ATGGGAACACACAACCAATCTGCTGTGACAGAATTTGTCCTGCTGGGCCTCTCCGCCCACCCAAAGCTGGAGAAAACATTCTTTGTGCTCATCCTGCTGATGTACCTGGTGATCCTGCTGGGCAACGGGGTCCTCATCCTGGTGACCATCCTAGACTCGCACCTGCACacgcccatgtacttcttcctggggAACCTCTCCTTCCTGGACATCTGCTACACAACATCTTCTATCCCTCTAGTCCTGGACGGCTTCCTCACTCCCAGGAAAACCATCTCTTTCTCAGGCTGTGCCGTGCAGATGTTTCTCTCCTTTGCCATGGGAGCCACAGAGTGTGTGCTTCTGGGCATGATGGCGTTTgatcgctatgtggccatctgcaaccccCTGAGGTACCCTGTGGTCATGAGCAAGGCTGCCTACATGCCCATGGCTGCCTGCTCCTGGGTGGCTGGTGGGGCCAACTCCCTGGTGCAGATCTCTCTTGCAGTACAACTACCCTTCTGTGGGGACAATGTCATCAACCACTTCACCTGTGAGATCCTGGCTGTCCTCAAGTTGGCCTGTGCTGACATCTCCACCAATGTGATCAGCATGGGGGTGGCCAATGTGATCTTCCTGGGGGTCCCAGTTCTGTTCATCCTCATCTCCTATATCTTCATCCTCACCACCATCCTGAGGATCCCATCAGCTGAGGGGAGGAaaaaggccttctccacctgctcagCCCACCTCACTGTGGTGGTCATCTTCTATGGGACCATCCTCTTCATGTATGGGAAGCCCAAATCCAAGGACCCCCGGGGGGCAGACAAGCAGGACCTTTCCGACAAGCTCATCTCCCTCTTCTATGGGGTGGTgacccccatgctgaaccccatcatctacagcctgaggaacaaggACGTGAAGGCTGCTGGGAGGAACCTGGTGGCTCAGAAATGCCTCAGTCAGTGCTGA